The DNA window CGACCACCAATATTCGTTATGATATTGCTGAAGCCGGTGTAGCCAGGTTGGTGATCTACAATATGCTGGGTCAGCAGGTTCGTACGCTGGTATCCGGTCGTCAGGATGTTGGTCGTTATGAGGTGTTGTGGAATGGTCTGAATGACGCAGGTCAACCAGTTGCAACGGGTATCTATATTTACCATTTGCAGGCTGGAGATTATTCCAAGACCCATAAGATGGCTTTCATCAAATAAACCGTTAAAAAACCTTGTGAAGGCTTCTGTCTTCGCAAGGTTAAGATATTTAAAAGGCGCGGACTTAACTCCGCGCCTTTTTTTTAAAAGATCAATCTGCGTAGATCTGTGCCAATCAGCGGATAAAAAAAGTTTAGAATAAGCCAAACAAATGCAGGGAGTGACTCAGGTCAATTTCCGGCGAATTGTTACATTTTTGCTACTTTTAATCCTTGGAGGACTTGGTGTAACAGTCTATTATGATGAAAATCACGAGAATGAAAGGCATTAGCAGATAACCTGCTGATATTGTTTTATTTATAGCGTGCAAACAAAAAAACGGAGGAAGTATGTGGCGTAGATTGTTACTAACAGGTCTAGTATTGACTTTTGCTTTTTCCCTGGGTTTGGCATCAGACGCAATGCAGATGACACCCATGGAGAAGGCCCTGACCAAATATGATAACGGTCAGACATTAACCGTGGCTGAGAAGACTCTAATTAGTTCAGAGTTGGCCATTCGTGATGCTGCTATTCAGATGCGGCTTCAGGAAGAAGGCAGGCTCAACCATTTTTCAACAAATAACCTGCGATCTGCACTGTCTGAAGGATTCGAGGGTGCATTTCCACCAGCGGGATGGACAACAATAAATGCCGATGGTGATTCATATGAATTCAATCAAACCTTCACAACTTGGTTAGACCCACATACTGGAAGCTATGGTGCTCAAGCAATTGGATGTGAAGATGATTGGCTGATCACACCAAAACTCAGCCCAACTACAGGGGATGCCACC is part of the Candidatus Neomarinimicrobiota bacterium genome and encodes:
- a CDS encoding choice-of-anchor J domain-containing protein is translated as MWRRLLLTGLVLTFAFSLGLASDAMQMTPMEKALTKYDNGQTLTVAEKTLISSELAIRDAAIQMRLQEEGRLNHFSTNNLRSALSEGFEGAFPPAGWTTINADGDSYEFNQTFTTWLDPHTGSYGAQAIGCEDDWLITPKLSPTTGDATLSFWEGLESSSYPYSYELYVSTATSDTADFVLLASYVANTADWTEVIVDLSAYIDQNIYVAWHVTNSASTSWDFGFDDVSGPEIYVAPEPPV